One region of Brachybacterium saurashtrense genomic DNA includes:
- the treY gene encoding malto-oligosyltrehalose synthase, translating into MSPDPGPRPSPDTPDPGRAEERSRASATGALRAVRPVPTSTYRLQLHAGFTALDAAEIVPYLSRLGVGHLFCSPVLQAAPGSTHGYDVVDHSRIGEEIGGEDALRRLANAAHAHGMGLIVDVVPNHMAIPTPIWHNRALWSVLRDGPASPFADWFDVDLDGERSLLVPVLGRPIGTVLADGEISLGSEEVPQADGTVRTEPVVRYFDHVLPVAAGTEHLGLADLLDRQWYRLAYWKVADDELDYRRFFDVDTLAAVRVELPEVFEATHATLLRLQGEGVIDGYRIDHPDGLADPRGYLRDLEDATGGAWTVVEKILHGEEQLPGDLPCAGTTGYDALWRVGGLFHDPHGALGLTHLWQSRTGDLRPFEEVAAESTDRIISHSLWAEIERLTALIHRICQEDIRLRDTTRRNIQSVVVALLGSMDRYRAYIVPGEPASGAERGVIEQAAARARDRLGEDEDVVATLETVVALVCGDEVGSAGRTRSAERDEVVVRFAQTCGPVHAKGLEDTAFYRYTRFLPVNEVGADPERIGVAPDELHDHALSMVRTRPDAMTTLSTHDTKRSEDVRARLAVLTEQPAEWTMVVQALAHATAAHRGDRVDGAIELLLWQTLAACGELPGGGAAPLSPQRLEDYLLKAMREAKTRTAWTAQDPEYEQQVLALGRAALESEEVAEILADWTRRTAAAQRSAILGQKLVQLTMPGVPDVYQGNESVDLSLVDPDNRRAVDHAAHAARLARMIDGAGPDGIGDEKLWLTHRALGLRRERPELFQGREAAYHPLATTTGHALAFGRAHGEGPIEAVTVVTRLAHGLAQRGGWGESWIALPPGRWRDALSGAEREGGQVPLAALLEDWPVALLVRVGAEEDAR; encoded by the coding sequence GTGAGCCCCGACCCCGGCCCCCGTCCCTCCCCCGACACCCCGGACCCCGGGCGCGCCGAGGAGCGGAGCCGCGCCTCCGCCACCGGTGCGCTGCGCGCCGTGCGTCCCGTCCCCACCTCCACGTACCGCCTGCAGCTGCATGCGGGGTTCACCGCCCTCGACGCCGCGGAGATCGTCCCCTACCTGTCCCGCCTGGGCGTGGGCCACCTGTTCTGCTCCCCCGTGCTGCAGGCCGCCCCCGGGTCCACGCACGGCTACGACGTGGTCGACCACTCCCGCATCGGCGAGGAGATCGGCGGCGAGGACGCGCTGCGTCGCCTGGCGAACGCCGCCCACGCCCACGGCATGGGCCTGATCGTGGACGTGGTGCCGAACCACATGGCGATCCCCACCCCGATCTGGCACAACCGGGCCCTGTGGTCGGTGCTGCGGGACGGCCCCGCCTCCCCCTTCGCGGACTGGTTCGACGTGGATCTCGACGGCGAGCGCTCGCTGCTGGTGCCGGTGCTGGGCCGCCCAATCGGCACGGTCCTCGCCGACGGCGAGATCTCGCTGGGGAGCGAGGAGGTCCCGCAGGCCGACGGGACGGTGCGCACCGAGCCCGTGGTGCGGTACTTCGACCACGTGCTCCCCGTGGCCGCGGGGACCGAGCACCTGGGCCTGGCGGACCTGCTGGACCGGCAGTGGTACCGCCTGGCGTACTGGAAGGTGGCGGACGACGAGCTGGACTACCGGCGCTTCTTCGACGTGGACACCCTGGCAGCGGTGCGGGTGGAGCTGCCGGAGGTGTTCGAGGCGACCCATGCGACGCTGCTGCGCCTGCAGGGCGAGGGCGTGATCGACGGCTACCGGATCGATCACCCCGACGGGCTGGCGGATCCGCGCGGGTACCTGCGCGACCTCGAGGACGCGACCGGCGGGGCCTGGACCGTGGTGGAGAAGATCCTGCACGGCGAGGAGCAGCTGCCCGGGGACCTCCCCTGCGCGGGCACCACCGGCTACGACGCGCTGTGGCGGGTGGGCGGGCTGTTCCACGACCCGCACGGCGCGCTGGGACTCACCCATCTGTGGCAGTCCCGCACCGGGGACCTGCGCCCCTTCGAGGAGGTCGCCGCGGAGTCCACGGACAGGATCATCTCCCACAGCCTGTGGGCGGAGATCGAGCGGCTCACGGCGCTGATCCACCGCATCTGCCAGGAGGACATCCGCCTGCGCGACACCACGCGGCGGAACATCCAGTCGGTGGTGGTGGCGCTGCTGGGCTCGATGGACCGCTACCGCGCCTACATCGTGCCCGGCGAGCCCGCCTCCGGCGCGGAGCGCGGCGTGATCGAGCAGGCCGCGGCGCGGGCCCGGGACCGGCTGGGCGAGGACGAGGACGTCGTGGCGACGCTGGAGACGGTGGTGGCGCTGGTGTGCGGCGACGAGGTGGGCAGCGCGGGCCGCACCCGCAGCGCGGAGCGCGACGAGGTGGTGGTGCGCTTCGCCCAGACCTGCGGCCCGGTGCACGCCAAGGGCCTGGAGGACACCGCCTTCTACCGGTACACCCGCTTCCTGCCGGTGAACGAGGTGGGCGCGGATCCTGAGCGGATCGGGGTGGCGCCGGACGAGCTGCACGACCACGCCCTGTCGATGGTGCGCACCCGTCCGGATGCGATGACCACGCTGTCCACCCACGACACCAAGCGCAGCGAGGACGTGCGCGCCCGCCTCGCCGTCCTCACCGAGCAGCCGGCGGAGTGGACGATGGTGGTGCAGGCGCTGGCGCACGCCACCGCCGCCCACCGGGGCGACCGGGTCGACGGCGCGATCGAGCTGCTGCTGTGGCAGACCCTCGCCGCCTGCGGCGAGCTGCCCGGCGGCGGCGCCGCACCGCTGTCCCCTCAGCGTCTGGAGGACTATCTGCTCAAGGCCATGCGGGAGGCCAAGACCCGCACCGCATGGACCGCCCAGGACCCGGAGTACGAGCAGCAGGTGCTGGCGCTGGGGCGTGCCGCGCTCGAGTCCGAGGAGGTCGCGGAGATCCTCGCCGACTGGACGCGTCGCACCGCCGCCGCGCAGCGCAGCGCGATCCTGGGCCAGAAGCTGGTGCAGCTGACGATGCCGGGCGTGCCGGACGTGTACCAGGGCAACGAGTCCGTGGACCTGTCCCTGGTGGACCCGGACAACCGCCGCGCGGTGGACCATGCCGCGCACGCGGCGCGGCTCGCGCGGATGATCGACGGCGCCGGACCCGACGGGATCGGCGACGAGAAGCTGTGGCTCACCCACCGGGCGCTGGGCCTGCGCCGGGAGCGGCCGGAGCTGTTCCAGGGCCGCGAGGCGGCCTACCACCCGCTGGCGACCACCACCGGCCACGCCCTGGCCTTCGGGCGCGCGCACGGCGAGGGGCCGATCGAGGCAGTCACCGTCGTGACCCGGCTCGCGCACGGACTCGCGCAGCGCGGCGGCTGGGGCGAGTCCTGGATCGCACTGCCGCCGGGGCGGTGGCGGGACGCGCTCAGCGGCGCCGAGCGCGAAGGCGGCCAGGTCCCCCTCGCCGCACTGCTCGAGGACTGGCCGGTGGCGCTGCTGGTCCGCGTCGGCGCGGAGGAGGACGCCCGATGA
- the zapE gene encoding cell division protein ZapE has product MTEALSDRRPDPSLERLLADLVPPPRFAQARLDNYVPDPAHPSQQEAKEHVTAFAASLGTPRGGFLSRLRRRTPQAARGIYLDGGFGVGKTHLLTSLFHAVEGHRVYGTFVEYTDLVGALGFQKAVDLLGESVLVCIDEFELDDPGDTLLMTRLIRELSDRGVAIVATSNTLPDALGEGRFAAQDFLREIQAMAERFEVLRIDGEDYRRRDGVSEIMALPEEAVRAHAEGQQDATLDDFDTLLAHLTKVHPSRYGALIDDVPAAHLTGLHGLTHHHDALRFVVLVDRLYDREVPVLLSAAPAGGPGSGDAQEAEHAAVPPEEGAAAAHAVRDLFSEELLRSGYRKKYLRALSRLASLADDGRRLLPGRAPAEAADPSR; this is encoded by the coding sequence GTGACCGAAGCACTCAGCGACCGCCGGCCCGACCCGTCCCTGGAGCGCCTGCTGGCGGACCTGGTGCCCCCGCCCCGCTTCGCGCAGGCGCGCCTGGACAACTACGTGCCCGATCCCGCGCACCCCTCGCAGCAGGAGGCCAAGGAGCACGTCACGGCCTTCGCCGCCTCCCTGGGGACGCCCCGCGGCGGATTCCTGTCCCGGCTGCGGCGGCGCACGCCGCAGGCGGCCCGCGGGATCTACCTCGACGGAGGGTTCGGCGTGGGCAAGACCCACCTGCTGACCTCGCTGTTCCATGCCGTGGAAGGGCACCGCGTGTACGGCACCTTCGTGGAGTACACCGATCTGGTGGGCGCGCTCGGCTTCCAGAAGGCGGTGGACCTGCTGGGCGAGTCGGTGCTGGTGTGCATCGACGAGTTCGAGCTCGACGACCCCGGGGACACGCTGCTGATGACCCGGCTGATCCGCGAGCTCTCGGACCGGGGCGTCGCGATCGTGGCCACCTCCAACACCCTCCCGGACGCCCTGGGGGAGGGGCGGTTCGCCGCGCAGGACTTCCTGCGCGAGATCCAGGCGATGGCCGAGCGCTTCGAGGTGCTGCGGATCGACGGCGAGGACTACCGTCGACGCGACGGCGTGAGCGAGATCATGGCGCTGCCCGAGGAGGCGGTCCGCGCCCACGCCGAGGGGCAGCAGGACGCCACGCTCGACGACTTCGACACCCTCCTCGCCCACCTCACGAAGGTGCACCCCTCGCGCTACGGCGCCCTGATCGACGACGTCCCCGCCGCGCACCTCACGGGCCTGCACGGGCTCACCCACCACCACGACGCACTGCGCTTCGTGGTGCTGGTGGACAGGCTCTACGACCGCGAGGTGCCCGTGCTGCTCTCCGCCGCGCCCGCGGGCGGGCCCGGGAGCGGCGACGCGCAGGAGGCGGAGCACGCAGCCGTGCCGCCCGAGGAGGGCGCCGCCGCCGCGCACGCCGTGCGCGACCTCTTCTCCGAGGAGCTGCTGCGCAGCGGATACCGCAAGAAGTACCTGCGCGCCTTGTCGCGTCTCGCCTCCCTGGCCGACGACGGCCGCCGTCTGCTGCCCGGGCGGGCCCCGGCCGAGGCCGCCGACCCGTCCCGCTGA
- a CDS encoding FMN-dependent NADH-azoreductase: MRALIIRAHPLDPSKSRSMTMADAFVEELAAHRPDTVVDDVRLYETAVPEIDLDMMTGWERLRAGEHFSHLTGAQQNKLALFDQYTKQFQSADLVVIANPLWNLSVPTRLKAWIDTICRAGVTFRYTAEGEAEGLVTDKTVVHLQASGGHFGQQDPASLYIAGMFQFLGCTTHTLAAEGMDHEPDRAGEIMEEALRRVRELARSL; the protein is encoded by the coding sequence ATGCGTGCCCTCATCATCCGCGCCCATCCGCTGGACCCCAGCAAGTCCCGTTCCATGACGATGGCCGATGCCTTCGTCGAGGAGCTCGCTGCGCATCGCCCCGACACGGTGGTCGACGACGTGCGGCTGTACGAGACCGCCGTGCCCGAGATCGACCTGGACATGATGACCGGCTGGGAGCGGCTGCGAGCGGGCGAGCATTTCTCCCACCTCACCGGTGCCCAGCAGAACAAGCTGGCACTGTTCGACCAGTACACCAAGCAGTTCCAGAGCGCGGACCTGGTGGTGATCGCGAACCCGCTGTGGAACCTCTCGGTGCCCACGCGGCTGAAGGCCTGGATCGACACCATCTGCCGTGCCGGCGTGACCTTCCGGTACACGGCCGAGGGTGAGGCGGAGGGCCTGGTCACGGACAAGACCGTGGTGCATCTGCAGGCCAGCGGCGGGCACTTCGGCCAGCAGGATCCCGCGAGCCTGTACATCGCCGGGATGTTCCAGTTCCTGGGCTGCACCACCCACACCCTCGCCGCCGAGGGCATGGACCACGAGCCCGATCGTGCCGGGGAGATCATGGAGGAGGCGCTCCGTCGGGTCCGCGAGCTCGCGCGCTCCCTCTGA
- the glgX gene encoding glycogen debranching protein GlgX, with amino-acid sequence MQIWTGQSYPLGATFDGSGTNFALFSEAAERVELCLIDEDGAERRIEVTEVDAYVWHVYLPAVQPGQRYGYRVHGPYAPADGHRCDPSKLLLDPYAKAIAGMASNHPSLYSYDFENPQERNTEDSAAHTMHSVVVSPFFDWGNDHPPAHEYHDTVIYEAHVKGLTMLHPDIDESIRGTYVAMGHPAIIEHLTELGVTAVELMPVHQFVQDGHLVEKGLRNYWGYNTIGFFAPHNEYSYAGELGQQVQEFKQMVKNLHEANIEVILDVVYNHTAEGNHLGPTLCFRGIDNAAYYRLVEDDRAHYYDTTGTGNSLLMRTPHVLQLIMDSLRYWVTEMHVDGFRFDLASTLARELHEVDRLSAFFDIIQQDPVISQVKLIAEPWDLGEGGYQVGGFPPLWSEWNGKYRDTIRDFARSEPGKIGDFTSRLAGSSDLYQHTGRTPIASINFITAHDGFTLRDLVSYNERHNEANGEGGQDGESHNRSWNSGAEGPTEDPQILSLRLRRAKNMMAVLLVSQGVPMLLHGDEMGRTQQGNNNTYCQDSELSWMDWELDPYQMEMLWFTQEMIALRRRHPIFRRRRFLQGATRDGADSVLPDVEWLGTDGGEMTEQDWNDAQNKCLTMFLNGSAIPEPNSRGERIVDDSALVMFNASGNPVDFVLPPADHGAQWRVELGTGDAIEVGETVAAGQRLTRPAHSLLLLMRPAETSTDEDATVGEESRSTRA; translated from the coding sequence ATGCAGATCTGGACCGGACAGTCCTACCCCCTGGGTGCCACCTTCGACGGCTCCGGCACGAACTTCGCCCTGTTCTCGGAGGCGGCCGAGCGCGTCGAGCTGTGCCTGATCGACGAGGACGGCGCCGAGCGCCGCATCGAGGTCACCGAGGTGGACGCCTACGTGTGGCACGTGTACCTGCCCGCGGTCCAGCCCGGGCAGCGCTACGGCTACCGGGTGCACGGCCCGTACGCCCCGGCCGACGGGCACCGCTGCGACCCCTCGAAGCTGCTGCTGGATCCGTACGCGAAGGCGATCGCGGGCATGGCCAGCAACCATCCCTCGCTGTACAGCTACGACTTCGAGAACCCCCAGGAGCGCAACACCGAGGACTCCGCCGCGCACACCATGCACTCGGTGGTGGTCTCCCCCTTCTTCGACTGGGGCAACGACCACCCGCCGGCGCACGAGTACCACGACACCGTGATCTACGAGGCCCACGTGAAGGGCCTGACCATGCTCCACCCCGACATCGACGAGTCGATCCGCGGCACCTACGTGGCGATGGGGCACCCCGCGATCATCGAGCACCTCACGGAGCTGGGGGTCACCGCGGTGGAGCTGATGCCGGTGCACCAGTTCGTGCAGGACGGGCACCTGGTGGAGAAGGGGCTGCGCAACTACTGGGGCTACAACACGATCGGCTTCTTCGCGCCGCACAACGAGTACTCGTACGCCGGGGAGCTGGGCCAGCAGGTCCAGGAGTTCAAGCAGATGGTGAAGAACCTCCACGAGGCGAACATCGAAGTGATCCTCGACGTGGTCTACAACCACACCGCCGAGGGCAACCATCTGGGGCCCACCCTGTGCTTCCGCGGGATCGACAACGCCGCCTACTACCGCCTGGTGGAGGACGACCGCGCCCACTACTACGACACCACCGGCACCGGGAACTCGCTGCTGATGCGCACCCCGCACGTGCTCCAGCTGATCATGGACTCGCTGCGGTACTGGGTGACCGAGATGCACGTGGACGGCTTCCGCTTCGACCTCGCCTCCACCCTGGCCCGCGAGCTGCACGAGGTGGACCGCCTCTCCGCGTTCTTCGACATCATCCAGCAGGACCCGGTGATCTCCCAGGTGAAGCTGATCGCGGAGCCCTGGGACCTGGGCGAGGGCGGCTACCAGGTGGGCGGGTTCCCGCCGCTGTGGTCGGAGTGGAACGGCAAGTACCGCGACACGATCCGGGACTTCGCCCGCTCCGAGCCCGGCAAGATCGGGGACTTCACCTCGCGCCTGGCCGGCAGCTCGGACCTGTACCAGCACACCGGCCGCACGCCGATCGCCTCGATCAACTTCATCACCGCGCACGACGGCTTCACGCTGCGGGACCTGGTCTCGTACAACGAGCGCCACAACGAGGCCAACGGCGAGGGCGGGCAGGACGGAGAGAGCCACAACCGCTCGTGGAACTCGGGCGCCGAGGGGCCGACGGAGGATCCGCAGATCCTCTCCCTGCGCCTGCGCCGGGCCAAGAACATGATGGCCGTGCTGCTGGTGAGCCAGGGCGTGCCGATGCTCCTGCACGGCGACGAGATGGGCCGCACCCAGCAGGGCAACAACAACACCTACTGCCAGGACAGCGAGCTCTCCTGGATGGACTGGGAGCTGGACCCGTACCAGATGGAGATGCTCTGGTTCACCCAGGAGATGATCGCGCTGCGCAGGAGGCATCCGATCTTCCGCCGGCGTCGCTTCCTGCAGGGGGCGACCCGCGACGGCGCGGACTCGGTGCTGCCGGACGTGGAGTGGCTGGGCACCGATGGCGGCGAGATGACCGAGCAGGACTGGAACGACGCCCAGAACAAGTGCCTGACCATGTTCCTCAACGGCTCCGCGATCCCGGAGCCGAACTCGCGCGGCGAGCGGATCGTGGACGACTCGGCGCTGGTGATGTTCAACGCCTCCGGCAACCCCGTCGACTTCGTGCTGCCGCCGGCCGATCACGGCGCGCAGTGGCGGGTGGAGCTGGGCACCGGCGATGCGATCGAGGTGGGCGAGACCGTCGCCGCCGGGCAGCGCCTCACCCGCCCCGCCCATTCGCTGCTGCTGCTGATGCGACCGGCGGAGACCTCCACGGACGAGGACGCCACCGTCGGGGAGGAGTCCCGCAGCACCCGCGCCTGA
- the treZ gene encoding malto-oligosyltrehalose trehalohydrolase — protein MSASTGSSHPAIPPHPPLPPRPPHPAVPPRDYTCYAVWAPRAQEVAVRVDGAVHAMRPADDGWFTLPDLPAVPGSRYAFRLDDGELWLPDPRSLSQPDGVHADSEVVDPRALREEDGWQGRDLRGRVLYELHVGTFTPGPEGCGGTLDSAIERLDALVELGADAVELMPLAPFPGDRGWGYDGVGLYGVHAAYGGPTALARFVAAAHRRGLAVVLDVVHNHLGPSGNYLGMFGPYFTDEHQTPWGAAVNLDQPRAAEVRALLLGSARQWLVDVGVDGLRLDAVHELRDDSPRHLLAELAEAAAGWEVETGRPLTLIAESDRNQPATVTPTARGGLGMDMQWADDVHHGVHAWITGEREGYYGDFGSAEVLATVLSRVFLHAGTWSTFREEVWGTPVDPGSADYDAHSFVTFLQDHDQVGNRAAGDRIHHGLTPAQHAAASALILLGPGTPMLFQGEEWAASTPFTFFTDHDEELGPLVSAGRVEEFAAMGWGEEVPDPQARATFESSILSWQERERPGHAEMLAWYRTLIALRREHPALRDPDLRRVEVEVLGEGTVLMRRDELAVLAHRGPDPLGEPVPATALLASFGEVALAGEGVRVDGAGAAVMRTPRG, from the coding sequence ATGAGCGCCTCCACCGGCTCCTCGCACCCGGCGATCCCACCGCACCCGCCACTCCCGCCGCGTCCGCCCCACCCCGCGGTCCCGCCGCGGGACTACACCTGCTACGCGGTGTGGGCGCCGCGCGCGCAGGAGGTCGCGGTGCGGGTGGACGGCGCGGTGCACGCGATGCGACCGGCCGACGACGGCTGGTTCACGCTGCCCGACCTCCCGGCGGTGCCGGGGTCCCGCTACGCCTTCCGCCTGGACGACGGCGAGCTCTGGCTGCCGGACCCACGCTCCCTCTCCCAGCCCGACGGGGTCCACGCCGACAGCGAGGTGGTCGATCCCCGCGCGCTGCGGGAAGAGGACGGCTGGCAGGGCCGGGACCTGCGGGGCCGCGTGCTGTACGAACTGCACGTGGGGACGTTCACGCCGGGGCCCGAGGGGTGCGGGGGCACGCTCGACAGCGCGATCGAGCGCCTCGACGCGCTGGTGGAGCTCGGTGCGGACGCCGTGGAGCTGATGCCGCTGGCCCCCTTCCCCGGGGACCGCGGCTGGGGCTACGACGGGGTGGGGCTGTACGGCGTCCATGCCGCCTACGGCGGACCGACCGCGCTGGCGCGCTTCGTCGCGGCGGCGCACCGGCGCGGCCTCGCCGTGGTGCTCGACGTGGTCCACAACCACCTGGGGCCCTCGGGCAACTACCTGGGCATGTTCGGCCCCTACTTCACCGACGAGCATCAGACCCCGTGGGGCGCCGCGGTGAACCTCGACCAGCCCCGCGCGGCCGAGGTGCGCGCGCTGCTGCTGGGCAGCGCCCGGCAGTGGCTGGTGGACGTCGGCGTGGACGGGCTGCGGCTGGACGCGGTCCATGAGCTGCGCGACGACTCCCCGCGCCACCTGCTGGCGGAGCTCGCCGAGGCGGCCGCGGGCTGGGAGGTGGAGACCGGCCGGCCCCTCACCCTCATCGCGGAGTCCGACCGCAACCAGCCCGCCACCGTCACCCCCACCGCCCGCGGCGGGCTCGGCATGGACATGCAGTGGGCGGACGACGTCCACCACGGCGTGCACGCCTGGATCACCGGCGAGCGCGAGGGCTACTACGGCGACTTCGGCTCCGCGGAGGTGCTCGCGACCGTGCTGTCGCGGGTGTTCCTCCACGCAGGCACCTGGTCCACCTTCCGCGAGGAGGTGTGGGGCACCCCGGTGGACCCCGGCTCCGCGGACTACGACGCCCACTCCTTCGTGACCTTCCTGCAGGATCACGACCAGGTGGGCAACCGTGCCGCCGGGGACAGGATCCACCACGGCCTCACCCCGGCGCAGCACGCCGCCGCGAGCGCGCTGATCCTGCTGGGCCCGGGCACGCCGATGCTGTTCCAGGGCGAGGAGTGGGCCGCCTCGACGCCGTTCACCTTCTTCACCGACCACGACGAGGAGCTGGGGCCGCTGGTGAGCGCCGGGCGCGTGGAGGAGTTCGCGGCGATGGGCTGGGGTGAGGAGGTCCCCGATCCGCAGGCCCGTGCCACCTTCGAGTCCTCGATCCTGTCGTGGCAGGAGCGGGAGCGCCCCGGCCACGCGGAGATGCTCGCCTGGTACCGCACCCTGATCGCCCTGCGACGGGAGCATCCCGCGCTGCGCGATCCGGACCTGCGCCGGGTGGAGGTCGAGGTGCTCGGCGAGGGGACGGTGCTGATGCGCCGGGACGAGCTGGCGGTGCTCGCCCACCGGGGCCCGGACCCGCTGGGCGAGCCCGTGCCGGCCACGGCGCTGCTCGCCTCCTTCGGCGAGGTCGCGCTCGCCGGCGAGGGCGTGCGGGTGGACGGGGCCGGCGCGGCCGTCATGCGCACGCCCCGGGGCTGA
- a CDS encoding GAP family protein, translated as MNEVLGALLPIALGIAISPVPLIAVILMLLTPDARGSSLAFLAGWIAALTVVVLVVAILISPVTDSDTSESSPIASTLKLILGAAAVTLGVKQWRGRPRAGEDPVLPRWMSAVDSMTARKACGLGALLAGVNPKNLTLSLAAGVTIGAGGLPPAGQALAIACFVAIASCAVGTPVLGNLLAPKRMRAPLEALQSWLTAHNAAVMTVLLLTIGVTLIGRGIAGF; from the coding sequence ATGAACGAGGTGCTGGGAGCACTCCTGCCGATCGCGCTGGGAATAGCAATCTCACCGGTGCCGTTGATCGCCGTGATCCTGATGCTGCTGACACCGGACGCCCGCGGCTCCTCCCTCGCCTTCTTGGCCGGATGGATCGCTGCGCTGACGGTCGTGGTCCTTGTCGTCGCAATCCTGATATCCCCGGTCACGGACTCGGACACCTCCGAGTCGTCCCCGATCGCGTCGACCCTGAAATTGATCCTGGGCGCAGCCGCCGTCACCCTCGGGGTGAAGCAGTGGAGAGGACGACCCCGCGCGGGCGAGGATCCCGTCCTCCCGAGATGGATGTCAGCAGTCGACTCGATGACTGCGCGGAAGGCCTGCGGCCTCGGCGCTCTGCTCGCGGGGGTCAACCCCAAGAATCTGACCCTCTCCCTTGCCGCCGGGGTGACGATCGGCGCCGGCGGGCTGCCTCCCGCCGGGCAGGCGCTGGCGATCGCCTGCTTCGTCGCGATCGCCTCCTGTGCCGTCGGCACTCCCGTCCTCGGGAACCTGCTGGCCCCGAAGCGGATGCGGGCTCCCCTGGAAGCGCTGCAGTCCTGGCTCACGGCGCACAATGCCGCTGTCATGACCGTCCTCCTGCTGACCATCGGGGTGACCCTCATCGGCCGAGGAATCGCCGGATTCTGA
- a CDS encoding DUF1269 domain-containing protein, which produces MAQATLTVWKFGTPGGAEDASSTLKELAKQNLITIHDAAYVTWAPDKKKPKTHQLNSVVGRGALGGTFWGLLFGLIFFVPLLGAAVGAATGALAGTLTDAGIDDSFINQVRDQVTPGTSALFLMSSDAVIDKVKDELAGHDPDELIFTNLSGEQEAALRQVFAQD; this is translated from the coding sequence ATGGCACAGGCCACATTGACCGTCTGGAAGTTCGGCACCCCGGGCGGCGCCGAAGACGCATCGTCCACCTTGAAGGAACTGGCCAAGCAGAACCTGATCACCATTCATGATGCCGCGTACGTGACATGGGCGCCCGACAAGAAGAAGCCCAAGACCCATCAGCTCAACTCGGTGGTGGGGCGCGGAGCGTTGGGCGGAACCTTCTGGGGCCTGCTGTTCGGCCTGATCTTCTTCGTGCCGCTGCTCGGCGCCGCCGTCGGTGCGGCGACCGGAGCTCTGGCCGGCACGCTGACCGACGCCGGAATCGATGATTCGTTCATCAACCAGGTGCGAGACCAGGTCACCCCCGGAACGTCCGCACTCTTCCTGATGTCCTCGGACGCCGTGATCGACAAGGTGAAGGACGAGCTGGCGGGACACGATCCCGATGAGCTGATCTTCACCAACCTGAGCGGTGAGCAGGAAGCGGCGCTGCGCCAGGTGTTCGCTCAGGACTGA